GCAGGTGCTGGAAGAGTCGGTCACCAGCCATACCGCAGCCAGCGACGGTTTCCAGCAAGGCTACCGCAACCACTTCACCGCTACACCCTGGGACGTGCCCTTCCGCCCGCCACTGGAACACCCAAAACCCAAGGTGCTCGGTAGCCAGACCGCCGTAGTCACCGGCCCAGCAGGTGAGGAAATCCACTGCGACGAATACGGCAGGATCAAGGTGCAGTTCTTCTGGGACCGCGAAGGCCAGGCCGACGACAAAACCAGCTGCTGGCTGCGCGTGGCCTCCAGCTGGGCCGGTGATGGCTACGGCGGCATCGCCATCCCGCGCATCGGCATGGAAGTACTGGTGACCTTCCTCGAAGGCGATCCCGATCAGCCACTGGTGACCGGCTGTCTCTACCACGCCGAACACGTCGTGCCTTATGACCTGCCGGCGAACAAGACCCGCACCGTGTTCAAAACCCTCAGCACACCGGGCGGTGGCGGTTACAACGAGCTGCGCATCGAAGACAAGAAAGGCGCCGAGCAGATCTACCTGCACGCCCAGCGCGACTGGGACGAAAACATCGAGCACGACCAGAAGATCCGCGTCGGTAACGAACGCCACGACACCGTCGAAGCCAACAGCTACACCGAGCTGCAGGCCGAAGAAAACCTCACCGTCAAAACCGAGCGCAAGGTCGAGGTCAAACTCGATGACCACCTCACCGTCGGGCAGAACCAGCACATCAAACTCGGCACCGCCCAACTGACCAAAGCCGGCCGCGAAATCCACCTCAAAGCCGGACAAAAGATGGTCATCGAAGCCGGCACCGAACTGACCCTCAAAGCCGGCGGCAGCTTTATCAAACTCGACCCCGGCGGCATCACCCTCAGCGGCCCACTGGCCAAAATCAACGCTGGCGGCGCGCCGGGCAAAGGCTCAGGGATCAAGATCAAACCACCGGTACTGCCCGGTGCGGCGGATAGTGATAAAGCGGGGAATTTGCTGGATGAGGCGCTGGTGAACTTACTGCAAAAGACTGAAAAACAGCCGCAAACATTCTTCCTGTTTTCCGAATAATTACCTAGAGACAACCCTATGAATCGAAGCATGACCTCTCTGATGACTTACCTGCCTCTGTTATTCCTCTGCACGGCCTGTGCAGTGGCACCACAGGCCGAGAAACCTGCCATCCAGTTACAGAGCCTTTCCTACGACGAAGCATTGCAGGCCTATCGCAGTGCCGCACGCGACGAAAACTACCGTTGTATCCACCAAGCTGCAGACGACCTCTACAAATCCAGTACCGATGCCCAAATTTTGGCGATCGTGATCGATGACGTGCTGTATCTGAAACGTGATGGGGTTTTGTTGGAACTGGAACAAGTGGAAATCAGCGAACAGGCTGCCCACTACACGAGCGCTGATGCACGAGTCGAGGCCGGTTACTCGATCATCAAGCAGTTCAATTTTTCGGAGTACAACGAGTCAGATGACCGCAATGTCGATCTGTGGGTAAAAACACCCGAAGGCACACGGCATTTGAAGACATTCGGCAACCGTTGTGGGATCTGATCACGCTGGCAATCGCTCACATGCCAGCCTGAAGAAGTCAAGGAAGAGTCATGTCTAACCGATACACAATTGTTGAAAGCGTTGGCAGTGCCATCCAGTCAGTCACGTCTTTTGATGACTTGGAAAAGCACCATCCATCTTCAGGACAAGAGGCAGGGCGAGACTACGAGACCATCGATGGTGATTTTGAGGAAGTTCGTAAAACTTCAGATGGCCGCACACTGATTAAGAAAGACTTCGTGCTTTTGATCAATGGCAGCAACAAGTCCGTCCCCGTGCCTTGCCCTATTTCCGGTTACGTTAAAACGAAGGTAGCAAATGGAACCGTTTCGATTTACGACAGTCCCGGCGGAAAGCTACTGGGGCAAGTGCTCCACCTGAACACAGCGTTCAAAGTCAAGGATGGTGACTTCATCAAGTATGGCCAGCCAGTGGGTATTCAGTCCGGTACCGGAGCTACAGGCACCGTTACCTATGCAATTCACGCCCACGTCGAGCTGGAAAAAAGCCAGTTCGTAAAGTACATCGCCGATATCGTCAGCGGGGCAATAACCCCGAACGCCGGAGCATCCGGTGCCTCTTCAAACAATGAACCACCCTTTCAATTCCCTATCCGTAAACCCGACGGCAGCCACTATCAGCTAGAAGAGCTCTACAAGGAACTGGAGAAAGAAACCTCTGGCCATTACCTGCTGGGCAACCATGGCTTCTGGCATGGCGGCATCCACTTCAGCGATGCCAGCGTGCCACATGCCAAGCTCAAACAGGCCGTGCGCTGTATGGCAGATGGCGAAGTGGTCGCTTACCGGCTGAACAAGAATTATCTATCGTCCACATTCATGGGCGAACAAAGCTGCGACAACCTGCGCTACTCCACGTCTTTCTGCCTGGTTCGCCATACCTATGAATCGCAAAAGCGTCCGGCGGAGAGCAAACCTGCTGCCAAAATCGAGTGGGTAGGTAAGACCGTGCAACTCACCAGCTCGCGCTATGGACGCGATATCGCAAGCACAGTCCTGGGTAATACGGGTAACTTCGAAGCGCTTATGCCGGCAGGCACAGAGCTGCAGATTCTCAAAATCCATGACACCAAAGATATGCGTTTCGCCTTGGCCACGATCAAGACTGCATTGCCCGGTAAAGATCGAGCTGGTAATCCGGTAACTCGTGCCGCAACGAGCGAAATCTGGTTCGCCGCATTCGACAAACAAGATGCGATTCTCAAGGATCGAAACAAGCAAGCCATCTTCAAGGATGTAACGCCTGCGCCCCCAGCTGAAGCGAAGACAGAAGACAAGAAGCCAGAAACCAACAAACTTGAATTCTTCAGCCTGTATATGCACCTGCTGCCTTTTGAGCATTACCCGCTACAGGATGGTGAGAGTCAGCGCCGTTTCAAGGTAAAGGTCAAAGGCCGCAATGTACGCAAGGAAGCGAACCTGACTGGTACCGTACTAGGGCAGATTGATAGCGGTGCGGAATTCGAGTTGATCTCAGTCACATCCGGGCACCAGATAAAGCCCGGTGATACCGCTACCTATGAACTGGCTCAGATAAAGATTCTCAGCAAGGGCGTAAAAAAGAGCGGCGTACAAACAGCCAAAGAAGGTGACGTGGTCTGGATGGCCATCAGCAAGGCGGAACCAGGCAAAGCAGACGAGCACTATGCGGAAGAAATCCCGCCACAAAAACGCATTCGCCCCACCTACTGGAAAGGCCAGGTCAAAGCTCAACTGAAAAAACGAGTTCCTGCCTTCAATAAACCAGAAGACCCAGTCGATAAAAAAATCGGCTTGCTTGCAGAAAATACCGTATTGGAATATGCCACAGGCACAGTAAAGCGAGTCATTCAGGCAGGCCGCCCGCAGATCATGGCCCCCTGTACCATTGTTAGCGGAGGATTCTGGGACACCCCAATGTGTCCTTCAGGCCCTATTTGGGTCGTCATCGATACTGATGCGGCTGAGCTTAAACCCGATGATCCAAGCGACTTCGACTCTGTCGTCACCTGCGCAATCCCAATCAAAGCAGGTGATCCTATTGGCTACCTCGGTCTCTACGAGACACTCGCCAGCGCCAAAGGCGGGGTGAAAAGCCGACATCAGGTTCACGTAGAGCTGTTCTCTACAGACCCCAATCTGGAAGCATTCCTGAAGAACCCGGCGGGATTGAAGGACGGTAAGCAATACTTACGCGTTGCCAAGGGCAAGACCATATATAACAAAGGCGGTACTGCAGAAACCCCGACGTTTACACCCAGCGGACTGGTCATAAACGAGAACTACCTGATTGCTGCGAGCCAGGCAAAGTTGCTCAAGGCCCCAGACAGCAAAGAGTGGTACCCGATCAAAGTCAACAGCGCCACCACCCCCGTGGATGGTTATATCGCCAAGGCTGATGGAGAAATTATCAGCCAGCACGATAGGGAAAAATTGGGCTTCCAAATTATCAAGGAAAGCAACGATAACGCCGACGGCTTTCTCGACCCGAAGAAAATGCCGGATTTCTTTCAGAACCTCTACCTAAAGATCGATCAACTGGGTAACAAGGATGGCAAGGTCACTGCTGACGAAATATCCCTTGCCTTGAAAAATCACAAGCTCCGCGACCGTTGGTCGAAACTAATTGGCTACCATCCGACCGAGTGGCAAGCAAAATCATCTGCTCCTAAATGGCAGCGATTAGAAGAGTTACTCAAGGATGTCCCGGAAGTGCTCCGCCATGAAAAAGAACGTATTGATAATCTGGTGTTCTGGGATGAGCTGGCTGGGGCAATGCAAGTTGCGTTACCAAAGCAGGTTCACCATTTTCACCCGCTCGCGTTTATTGACACAGTACAAAATAACGGGAAGAAATCCGGCTGGGCGCATAGCGTATTTGCCGATTTACTCGGCAAGGTTGAATCGAAAAATGATTACTCTGCCTACAACCGAACGTACCCCGCCCCGCTCAAATCATTCTACAAAACCGACCTGACAACCTTGACCATCGCAGAGGTACAGAAGAAACAGGCTGATCGGGACATGTTTGCCACAGGCCGCTACCAGCTTATTCCCGACACACTTTCCGCAGCGGTTAAACACTTAGGACTCGATACCTCATTAAAATATGACGAAACATTGCAGGACAATATTTTCGAAAATTACCTGATCAAAGTTAAGCGCAAGGCTTTCATAAATTACCTAGAGGGGGACGGCAGTGTCGAAGATGCAATTTATGCCTGGGCCATGGAGTTCGCCTCCGCAGGGGTACGCAAGGGCAAGAGCATCAGCCCTGTCAAAAAGCGCGATGAGAACGGAAAAGTAGTTAAAGAAAACGGCAAAGTGGTATGGCTTACACGAACAGCCAGCACTGAAGGGTTGTCATACTATGCAGGTGATGGCCTGAACGTTGCTCATATCACCCCGGATGAAATGGTTAAGGCTTTAGAGGAGTCAAAGAAAAATGGCAAATAATGCGGCCCTCGGATTTATATCGCTGCTCGGCAGCCTATTAATTTCACTCAGCAGTTTCGCGGCCGATCCGAAGTTCGAGGAATATAAGGTCGAGCAGATTTTTCAGGGCGATAATCACAAGCTCGTAATTGAAGACGATAACGACGATAACTGGTCGCTCTACCGCAAACAAGCTATTAAGAAACCGATAAATTTCGCCGGCCATTACATTGTTTTTGCCACTGGCTGCGGAGGCGGTGCCATATGCGGCGAAATACTTGATGCACAGACCGGAAAAATCGCAGCATCTTTCCCTAATGCTTATGAAATTGATAGCGCCGATGGCAGCTATTACGATGCCAGTTTCAGGCTGGATAGCCGCCTTATCGTGATCAGCGGCATAGCCGCTGATCCAGAGCGAGGAATGAATGGTGAGTTTTTAGCTAGCGCTAACAGGACACGCTACTTTGAGCTTAAAGATAATCAATTAAAACTTCTAAAGATCATTGAAGAATAAAATTTCAATATTTATTGAAAGTACAGATTTATTTATTGCCAAAATAAATTTGTTCCATTTTTTCCTTCAGACGGCACCGACACTATCGGTTAGGTGCCGTACAACTTGCCCCAACGCCAGCTATTCAACATCTCAGGTGACATTGAGTACCCCAAAGAACTGAATTTCGATACATAATTCGCATCCAAACATGAAATTTGCTTAGGTCGCTGAGAATTCAGCAGTGTTTTTTAACAGCAAAGATTGCATATAAAATTATACATTTAATATGATATTAAAAACGCACTTATAACTCACCAATCGTCAGCAATGACGATTACAGACTCTATAAAGGCTAGCTTACTGGCTCTGTCTATTTCAGCGACGAACATATGCTCTGCCGAGAATTACTCGGAAAGCCTCGAAATCTCAGGCAGCGAATGGCGGGTCGAAAGTCGATGCTCGACCGTAGCCCAAGCCACCCAGTGCACGATTTCCGTCAACGATGGTAATACGGAAGAGAAGGTACTTAACTACCCTGCCCCTCCAGCATCAGCAAGCTATGAAGCACACATTTTCCTACTCACTTTCGGCTGCGGCACTGCATGCTCAGCAACCTATGCCTACAAATTAGGAGGATCTCTAGGGGGACCATTCCCGCTGGTAGAAGCTACTGATAATGAGCGTGAAGTGGTAATGAGCCTGGGCGCTAAGTCTGTGCTCTTCTATCGTATGTTTGACAATAGCGATGCGCCCTTACATGAAATCACTCCCGACCTGAACGATGCCAACTTACTGGACGTCGTTGATGACAGCAGCCTCGAAGACCATATATTCCGCCTGTCATATCGCACAGAAAATGGCCTGAAAGAATTGCAATACGAAGCGCCGCAATAAGCATTAATCGCGTATTTGGAGCAGATGTGGGGTAACGGTGTGCCGAAAGACCGCCGGCACACGACCGTTAAAGATCGCTTTCCTCCACCACCCTCACCACCCCCGCATCCAACGCATACGCCGCATCCGCCAGTTCATTATTGACCTGTTCAATCTTCAGCGTACCGCTGACCCAGAGCGGGGCGTAGATGTCTTCGAGTTCGATGCCTTTGGGGTAGCGCACCAGCACCAGTTGATTGGGCGGTGGCGGCGGTACGTGGATGCAGGCGCCGGGGTAGGGAACCAGGAAGAACAGCGTGCTGTGGCCCTTGCTGTCGGTTTCCAGTGGCACGGGATAGCCGCCCAGGCGCACCGCCTTACCATCGAAGGCGGCGACGGTTTTCGTCGAGTACATCACCGCCGGCAAGTTCTGATCCTGCTGCTTGAG
This DNA window, taken from Pseudomonas sp. SG20056, encodes the following:
- the tssI gene encoding type VI secretion system tip protein TssI/VgrG; translated protein: MFNPANETHFSLSIEGLEHDLQVLEFSGREAISQPYRFEVELISENAELDLQSLLHQRAFLAFTPDGLGIHGLIYQVAQAESGKRLTRYKLSIVPQLSYLALRTNQRIFQHLTVPQIVAQVLQEHGIVEGGYQFLLGPTVYPTRDYCVQYDESDLHFIQRLCEEEGIHYHFQHSTQGHVLTFGDDQTAFGKLGQPTAYLQDNGMTADEPVIKRFAVRLETRTSRITRRDYDFEQPRLLMEAAFKEDRDPEAKPLPDLEDYDYPGRFVDRARGKHLSQRNLERHRADYRLAEGRGDQPKLLSGHFLELSDHPRQDYNDLWLLHEVIHQGKQPQVLEESVTSHTAASDGFQQGYRNHFTATPWDVPFRPPLEHPKPKVLGSQTAVVTGPAGEEIHCDEYGRIKVQFFWDREGQADDKTSCWLRVASSWAGDGYGGIAIPRIGMEVLVTFLEGDPDQPLVTGCLYHAEHVVPYDLPANKTRTVFKTLSTPGGGGYNELRIEDKKGAEQIYLHAQRDWDENIEHDQKIRVGNERHDTVEANSYTELQAEENLTVKTERKVEVKLDDHLTVGQNQHIKLGTAQLTKAGREIHLKAGQKMVIEAGTELTLKAGGSFIKLDPGGITLSGPLAKINAGGAPGKGSGIKIKPPVLPGAADSDKAGNLLDEALVNLLQKTEKQPQTFFLFSE
- a CDS encoding DUF3299 domain-containing protein — encoded protein: MRYLLLPLLLLSTLACAELPETDWLELMPPEDRQALEDMPEISHQGLEQDSGFYNPGGLKQQDQNLPAVMYSTKTVAAFDGKAVRLGGYPVPLETDSKGHSTLFFLVPYPGACIHVPPPPPNQLVLVRYPKGIELEDIYAPLWVSGTLKIEQVNNELADAAYALDAGVVRVVEESDL